One Thioclava sp. ES.031 genomic window, GATCGCCGTGGCCCGCGTGGAACAGCACCAGCGAGTTCACGATCGGATGGCTCTCGTAGAGTCTGTAATCGGGCTTGGGAAACCCGTATTTCTGCGGATCGCCCACGAACCATTTCAGCAGCGCGCCGTCGATCTTGCGCTTGAGCCACATCGGCAGCTTGATCGCCCCGCCCAGCGTGTCGGCGGGTTTGCCGAAGACGTATTTCGGCACGAAGTAATAGCCGCGCCGCATCGAGAGATCGCAGCTTTTGCCGTGATGGATCGCGTCCACCGCGATGTCGCAGCCGGAATTGCCCGCACCCACGACGAGCACCCGTTTGCCGGTGAATTGCGAGGGATCGCGATAGGCCGAGGAATGGATCAGCTCGCCGTCGAACTGGCCGGGGAAGTCCGGCATGTTCGGCTCGGAGAGCGTGCCATTGGCGATCAAGACGCCCGCATAGACCTCCGAATGCTCGCCCTCGCCATCGCGCCAGCTGACCCGCCAGCCTTCGCCATCGCCGCCCAGCGGCTCCAGTTTCGTCACTTCGGCGTTGAAGCGGTAATGGCGGCGAATGTCGAAATGATCGGCGAAATCGCGGAAATACTGCGCCATCTCGCGGTGGCTGGGATATTCCGCCACCTCGTCGCGCATCGGGAAGTCGGTGAATTCCGTCATCCGTTTCGAGGAAATCAGATGCGCGCTTTCATACATCGTCGAATGCGCGCCCTCGATATCCCAGAGCCCGCCCACATCGCTGTGCAGCTCGAAGCCCTGATAGTCCACTCCCTGTTCGCCCAGCACCTTGGCCGCGGCCAGACCCATCGGGCCCGCGCCGATCAGGGCGAACGTGCCCCTCGTATTTGTCATGTTGCGTCTCCTCCCAGACATTCTTAAATTGAACCATTGTTCAAAATAAGCAAGCCCCGATCTGATGACGAAAAAGACGACCGAGAAACAAAGACTTAGAGCGCCGTCGAAGCGCTCTCTCGCGAGTCGTTCACGGATTCTCGATGCGGCGGAAACGGTGTTTGCACGGGACGGATTCGAGGGTGCGAAGGTGCGCGACATCGCCGCGCTGGCCGAGGTGCCACTGGGTCTGGTGAACCATCACGGGGGTTCGAAAGAGGCGCTGTTTCGCGAAGTGGTGGAGCGGCGCGCCGAAGAGCTGGCGCGTCTGCGTCTGGAGGCTCTGGCGCAGGCGAAGGGGCAGGGGACGCTCGATCTGACGGCGATTCTCGGCTGTTTCTTCCGGCCCTATCTGGCGAAGGCGGCGGGCAGCGATCCGCAATGGCTGGCCTATGCGCGGCTGGTGGCGATGGTCTCGGCCGATCCGGCCTGGGCCGATATCTCCACCGATCTGTTCGACCCGACCGCGCAGCGCTTCATGGACGAGATCTGCGCGCTGCATCCCAAGGTCAGCCGGGCGGTCGTGGCCGAAGGGTTCGTCTATTCGGTGGCGGCGCTTCTGGCCTTCCTGACCTCGGAATGGCGGATCGCGGCGCTGGCCTCGCAGTCAGATGCGCAAGCCTCGGTCGAGGGGCTGGTCGCCTTCTGCGCGGCGGGCTGTGCGGCGCGGATCGCGCAGGCCGAGACGTGACCGGATGCTGAGTGCAACGACCCTGCTGGTCATCACCGCCGTGTTCTTCTCCGCCTTCCTGCGCGGCATCGCGGGGTTCGGTTTCGCGCTGGCCGCGGTGCCGATCGTCTCGCTGATGGTGCCGCCGATCGAGGCTGTGACGCTGGCGGTGCTGCTGCAGGTCGTGGTCGGGTGCCGCGATCTTTTCACCCTGCATGGGCATGTGCACAAACCCTCGCTCGCACGGCTGTCGTTGGGCGCGATCCTCGGCACGCCGGTCGGGATTTTCGCGCTCACCGCCGTCAGCGCCGATGCCGCGCGGGTGATGATCGCGCTCGCCGTTCTGGCGGGGCTGGCGCTGCTGCTGCGCTACAAACCTGCGCGCCCGCATCCCCATAGCGGGCTCGCGCTGCTGGCGGGCGTCGCCTCGGGGGCGTTTTCCGGGCTGGCGGCGATGCCCGGCCCGCCCGCGGTGGCCTATTATCTGGGCGCGGGCACCACGGCTGTGCAGACGCGGGCCTCTTTGCTTCTGTTCTTCTTCGTGGCCTCGCTGCTGGCCACGCCGGGGCTGATCTGGGCGGGTGCTGTGAATGGCGACGCGCTCTGGCTGACGCTGGTCTCGGTGCCTGCGCTGGCGCTGGGGACATGGGCGGGCACGGCTGCCTTCGCGCGGCTCGACAACGCCCAGTACCGGACGATCGCCATCGTGGTCATGGCGATTTCGGCGGTGCTGGCGGGCTGGCGGGGCCTGTCGGTCTATCTCTAGGGCAGGGCGCGAGCGCCCCTCTTAGCTGCCGCGGGCGAGGATGAACCACTCGCCGATATTCTCGCGATTAATGAAGCCCACGAAATTGCCGGTCTTGCCGATCACCGCTACGGCCGGAATACGCCCTTTCGCGAACGCGTCGAGCACATCGTCCATCCCCGTCTTCAGCGACACGACGGGTACGTTGTCGAACATGATCTCGGAAACGGGGCGCTGGCGGAATTCGGGGTCGGGTCGGGCCAGCACGCTCTCGCGGGTGACGAAACCGACGAACTGCCCGTCTGGCGTAAGCACGGGGAACTCCGATTGCGAACTGTGCAGGATCGCCTGAGCGGCGGTGTCGAGCGTATCGTCGGGCGTCAGCGACACGAAGGAGGTGATTACCGCGTCACGCGCGGCCGAACGATGGGCGAGGCCACGCATCGCCGCATCCGAGCTTTCCGCCCCGGCCGCGAAGAAGATGAACGCCGCGATCAGAACGAGGATCGGGTTGCCGCTCGTCAGCCCCCAATAGGCGAAGAGCACGGCGATGACCTGCCCGGTCCGCGCCGCCACCTGCGTGGCTTTCACCCGGTCCATGAACAGCGCAAGCACGGCGCGAAACACCCGCCCGCCATCCATCGGGAAGGCCGGGATCAAGTTGAACGCCACGAGAAGCGCGTTGACCAGCGCGAGCCGCCCCCAGAAGCTTTGCGCCGGATTGTCGAGCGATTGCAGATCGCTCAGCCAGCCGCTGCCGCCAAGAAAGATCGTCAGGATCAGGAAGATCACCACATTGACCGCTGGACCCGCCACCGCGATCAGGATTTCCTGCTTGGGGTTTTCCGGGATCCGCTCCAGCCGCGCCAGCCCGCCGATCGGCAGAAGGGTGATGTCGGGGGTGCGCACGCCGAACCGGGCCGCCATCGTCGCATGGCCGAATTCGTGCAGCACGACGCAGGCGAAGACCGACAGGATGAAGAGCATGTTGATCAGCGCGGCCTGCGGCCCGTCCGCCGCCCAGGCGGAAGCGGTGATCCAGATGATCAGCAGGACAAAGGTGACATGCACCCTGAGAACCGTGCCGCCGATCTTGCCGAGTGAATAGGACCAGCTCATTTCATCCCTCTCTTTCCGCCGTGCGGTTGCCCCGAAAGCGGGGCGCGGCACACGGATGTCCGCCGCCCTCAATCTGACCCTTCGTCCCGGTCACCACAAGGAAGCAATCCCAATAAGTGACGGAGTTTGAAAAAGCTTCTGCCCGCGCAGATCAGAATTCCGTCACGCGCCGCGTCGTCTCCGGGTCGAGGAAACCCGCGACCGTGGCATCGGTCTCGAGCTGCAGCGCCCGGTGCAGGTCCGGCACCGCGGCGTGATTGAGAACGCGTTTCATCGCACGGACCGACAGGACGGGAAGATCGGCGAGCCGTTCGGCGGTCTGGACGGCCACCGCGATCAGCGCGGCATCGTCAACCACCTTCCACGCCAACCCGATCTCGCCCATCTCCTGCGCCGAATACCGGTCGCCGAAGATCAGCATCTCGCGCGCCTTGTTCAGCCCGACCAGCGCGGGCAGGAGCGAGGTGACGGCCCCGGTGACGAATAGGTTCAGCGAGACCTCGGGGAAGAAGCCCTTCGCGCTCTCCGCCCAGATCGGGAAGTCGCAATTGATCGCCCATTCCAAGCCGCCGCCGACGGCCCAGCCGTTGATCGCGCCGACCACCGGCTTCGCGCCGAGCGTAATCGCATGGGTCGCGCGCTGGATCGCGTGCACGATCTCGCGCGCCTCTTCCTCGGTCTCGGGATGGGTATGGGCCTTGCGGTCATCGCCCGCACAAAACGCTTTGCCCGCCCCGGTGAAGATGATCGCCTTGGTGGCCGGGTCGGCATTGGCGTCCTCGAAAGCACGCGCCACATCGACAACCAGCTGCCGGTTCATCGCGTTGAGGCGTTCGGGTCGGTTGAGGGTGATGGTGCGCACGCCCTTGGCGCCAAGCTGGCTCAGGACGGTGTCGTAGCTGAAATGGCTCATTGGAAACTCCGGATGACGCGTTTGGTCTTGCCCTCGGTGCGCGGGAAGCTGTGGGCCGGGAGCAGGGTGACGCTCGCCGTCGCGCCCAGTTTCGACTTGATCCGTTGCTCCACCTTGCGCGCAAGATCGGGCGTGGCGTGCTCGCCCTCCGCCAGTTCGGCGCTGACGGGCAGGGTGTCATAGGGCGGCGGCGTGTCGAGGGTGATGCGATAATCTCCCGAAAGCTCGGGGATTTCGTTAAGCATGGCGGCGACCATCGAGGGGAACATGTTCAGGCCCCGCACGACCACCATGTCATCGGAGCGCCCGACGACCGAGAAACGGAACCCGGTGCAGCCGCAGGCGCAGGGCTCGGTTTCGCCGATGGTGATGATGTCGCCCGTGCGGAACCGCACCAGCGGCTGGCAGTCGCGGACAAGATGGGTCAGAACCAATTCGCCGCGCGCCCCGGCCTTCAGCGGGATCGGCGCGTCGGTATCGGGGTCGATCAGTTCGGGATGCAGCACGTCGGCGGCCATGAAATGCAGCTTGGTGTCATGCGGACATTCCGCCGCGAAGTTCGAGAAGACGTCCGAGACGCCGTAATTCGCGTTGCGCGGCTCCATCCCCCAGGTCTCGCGCAGGCGGGCGCGGAAGGCGGGATCGTCAAGGCCCGGCTCGCCCCCGAACAGACCCAGCTTGAGGCCCAGATCGCGTGGCGTGAGCCCGGGGTGTTTCTCGGCGATGACCCGTTCGAGCACGGAAGGGTAGGAGGGCGTGCAGGAGATCGCGGTGATGCCGACCTCGCGGATCGTCTGGATCAGCAGCTCGGTCGAGCCGACGCCGAAGGGCACGACCAGCGCGCCCGTCGCCTCCAGCGTCATGTGATCGGTCAGCCCGCCCATCCACATCTGGTAATTGAGGCAATGCACCACCGTGTGTTCGGGCGTCAGCCCCGCAGAACGGTGACAGCGCCCGCCGACTTCCTGCGTCACCAACGCGTCGCGGGCCGACAGGGCGAGGTTCATCGCCTGACCGGTGGTGCCCGACGTCCGATGCAGGCGGTTGGCGGTGCTGCGCGTGGCGGCGAGGTAGTCGCCGAAGGGGGGATGCTCGGCCTGCGAGATCCGCAGTTGCGATTTGTCGGAGAGCGGCAATTCGGGCAGGTCGCGCAGGTCCTCGGGCGGTCTGCGCCCCTGCCAGAGCCTTTGGTAGAAGGCGGAATGCGCGACGACATGGGCGCGCTGCGCCTGCCAGCGGCGTTCGATCTCGGGCTGCAGCTCCGCGCGGGAGAGGTTCTCGGCGCCGGGAATGGTGCTCATGCCGTCATCCCCCGGTCCCAGAGCAGCGAGAGCGTCTCCAGCACCGCGTCGCGGTCCTGCGATATCTCGATCACGGCCGGATCCTTCGCCAGCAGAAGGTTGGAGAGGTATTGATCGACCATGCCCCCCAGCGCATAGGCGCGGCGCAGCAATTCGTCGCGCGGGGGCGCCGTCTTGCCCTCCTGCCGCTGCCTGCGTTCCACGGAGGCGACCACCGCCTCGATCCATTCGCGGTTCAGCGTCTGAAACGCCGCCTGCGCCTCGGGGAAGCCGTCGGTCGGGTGGATCAGGCTGCGCATCAACCCGCTATTTTGCTCGAACAGACGGAGATAGGCGCGGGTCGCCGCGCGCGGCGCATCATGGCCTTCGCGTTCGCTCGCCGCCCTCATCGCCAGTTGAAGGAAGGCCACGAACCCCCGAAGCAGGCTGTCGAGAAGGGCGTTACGATCCTTGAAGTAAAGGTAAAACGTGCCGTTCGAGACGCCGGCCGCCTTGCAGATCTCCGCGACGGTGAGGCCCTGCGGCCCGCCGTCTTGCAAAACCTTGCAGGCGGCGATTTGCAGCTGGGCGCGGGTGCGCTCTCCCTTCGGGCGTCCGGCGCTGGTCGTGGCAAGATGCTCCGGGAAAGAGAACACGGCGGCGTCCTGCGACGCTTTTGCGAGAGAGGGCTTCACGTTCCGGCTCCAAAAATGAAACTGACGTCAGTTTTATATTTAGGAAAAGCGAACCCGTCAACGCTGGCGTGTCTCTGCGTTTCGTCGGGGTGGCGGTCTCAGATACCAGAGGGCGCCAGATAGACCTCGCCGGGGGCAAAGGGGAGGAAGCGCTCCGCCGCGATCCCGGAGGCCGCAAGGCTTTGACCCAGCAGGGCGGGCGGCTCTTCGCGCGGCTCGTCGGTCAGCTGGAACGTCCCCCAATGGCAGCCAAGCGCCTGCGTGGGGCCGATATCGGTGAAGATGCGCACGGCCTCTTCGGGCGCGACATGCTGGGGCTGCATGAACCAGCGCGGCTCATAGGCCCCGATCGGGATCACCGCGATGTCCGGCGCGCCGTGCCGGGCGCGGATATCGCGAAAGAGCGCCCCGTCGCCATAGCCGGTATCGCCCGCGAACCAGATCCGGCTCTGCGGCGTGTCGATCCAGAAGCCGCTCCAGAGCGCCATGCGCCGATCCCCAAGACCGCGCGCCGACCAATGGTTCGCAGGCGTCAGCGTGACGGTGACACCGGGGGCCAGCGCGATGCGGTCGTGCCAATCCCCGGTCTCGATCTGTGCCCCGCGGACCGCCTTTCGCACCGTCGCATCCGTGCCCAGCGGCATCACCATCTTCGGGCGGTGACGCGCATGCAGCTTGCGCAAAGTGACGGTGTCGAGATGGTCGTAATGGTTATGGCTGATCAGGACCGCGTCGATGGGCGGGAGGTTGTCGAAGGCGATACCGGGCGCGGTCACCCGACGGGGCCCGGCAAAGCGCAGCGGGCTTGCGCGCTCCGACCAGACCGGATCGGTCAGCAGGTTGAGCCCCGCGACCTGAATGAGAACCGAGGCATGACCGACCATGGTCAGCCGCGCCGCATCGCTACGCTCGGGCGGGATGTTCGGCTCGACGGGGACATTCTTGGGCCAGCGCGCCCGCTGCCCCTCGCGGTGCCATTTCAGAATATCGCGCAGGGAGCGGTCGGTAGAGGGCTGGCCATGCGGGTGAAAACGCTCGCCGTCGAAATGGTCCGTGACCGGACCGGAATAGTAGCGGTTACGTGCCATCTCGTGCCTGCCTTTGTCTTTCGGGGGGAGCGGACCGGACCCGGCCTGTCGCGTGTCGGGATATCAGCGCGCCAAGGCCTCGAGATGGGCGGTGGCCCCCTCTGCAAGCGCGGTCGGGTTATAGCCGCCCTCCAGACAGGAGACGATACGCCCCTCGCAGCAGCGGCGCGCGACGCCCCGGATCGCATTGGTCAGCCACCAGTAATCGCCCGCGGTCCAGAGCAGCCCGGAGATATCGTCCTCGCGATGCGCGTCGAACCCGGCGGAGACGATGATCAGCTCCGGCTTGAAGGCCTCGAGCCGCGCCAGCCCGTCCTCCCATGCCACCTTCATCTCGGAGGCGCCGCTTCCGCTGGCCAGCGGCAGGTTGAGCACGTTGTCATGCGCCCCGGTCTCCGAGCGCGCCCCGGTGCCCGGCCAGAGCGATTTGGGCTCCTGATGCGACGAGATGAACAGGCTGCGCGGCTCGTCCCAGAGGATATCCTGCGTGCCATTGCCGTGATGCACGTCGAAATCGAGCACCGCGACGCGCGACAGGCCATGCCGTTCAAGCGCATGCAGCGCCGCAAGCCCGGTATTGCCATAGATGCAGAACCCCATCGCCCGCGTCCGCGTCGCATGGTGCCCCGGCGGGCGGGTCGCGACGAAGACGCGCTTGGCCTCGCCCGACAGCACGAGATCGACGGCCTGCAAGGCACCGCCCGCGCCCAGACGGCTCGCACGGCGCGAGCCCGGCGAGACATGGGTGTCCGAGTCGAGATCGGCATGCTCTTGCCGCGCGAAGACCTCTTCGAGTGCGGCAAGATAAGCCGGATCATGGCCCAGCAGGAGATCCTCGTCACTGGCCTCGCGCGCCTCGATGACGGGCAGCTCCAGCTCGTCGATCAGTCCGCGCACCGTCTCCAGCCGCCACGGACGCTCGCGATGATGAGGCCCGGTATCGTGACCAAGGCAATCCGCATGGGTGATCGTGACGAAACTGCTCATGAAGCTCTCCAGAGAAGGGGCGTATCGGGGCTATAGGCGCGAGTCGGACCCGCGGCACCGTTACAAGTCCGGTGCTGCCCGTTGCGAAGCTGCGTCAGCCTTGGGGAAATGACAAGCACCCCCGGCGGAGGAAACACGCGTCCGCCGTGACTTTGAAGGGACGTCGCCTCAACGCG contains:
- a CDS encoding NAD(P)/FAD-dependent oxidoreductase, with the protein product MTNTRGTFALIGAGPMGLAAAKVLGEQGVDYQGFELHSDVGGLWDIEGAHSTMYESAHLISSKRMTEFTDFPMRDEVAEYPSHREMAQYFRDFADHFDIRRHYRFNAEVTKLEPLGGDGEGWRVSWRDGEGEHSEVYAGVLIANGTLSEPNMPDFPGQFDGELIHSSAYRDPSQFTGKRVLVVGAGNSGCDIAVDAIHHGKSCDLSMRRGYYFVPKYVFGKPADTLGGAIKLPMWLKRKIDGALLKWFVGDPQKYGFPKPDYRLYESHPIVNSLVLFHAGHGDLKVRPDIERLDGKTVHFKDGTQAEYDMILAATGYKLHYPFIAPELLNWQGDAPHLYLNAMHPKRDDLFVLGMLEASGLGWQGRHEQAEMVARYIRGLRDGSEAAKRLQAKKADGFERATGGMAYLKLARMAYYVDKATYRKAVTGWIKALGGKAPA
- a CDS encoding TetR/AcrR family transcriptional regulator; its protein translation is MTKKTTEKQRLRAPSKRSLASRSRILDAAETVFARDGFEGAKVRDIAALAEVPLGLVNHHGGSKEALFREVVERRAEELARLRLEALAQAKGQGTLDLTAILGCFFRPYLAKAAGSDPQWLAYARLVAMVSADPAWADISTDLFDPTAQRFMDEICALHPKVSRAVVAEGFVYSVAALLAFLTSEWRIAALASQSDAQASVEGLVAFCAAGCAARIAQAET
- a CDS encoding sulfite exporter TauE/SafE family protein; translation: MLSATTLLVITAVFFSAFLRGIAGFGFALAAVPIVSLMVPPIEAVTLAVLLQVVVGCRDLFTLHGHVHKPSLARLSLGAILGTPVGIFALTAVSADAARVMIALAVLAGLALLLRYKPARPHPHSGLALLAGVASGAFSGLAAMPGPPAVAYYLGAGTTAVQTRASLLLFFFVASLLATPGLIWAGAVNGDALWLTLVSVPALALGTWAGTAAFARLDNAQYRTIAIVVMAISAVLAGWRGLSVYL
- a CDS encoding site-2 protease family protein, with the protein product MSWSYSLGKIGGTVLRVHVTFVLLIIWITASAWAADGPQAALINMLFILSVFACVVLHEFGHATMAARFGVRTPDITLLPIGGLARLERIPENPKQEILIAVAGPAVNVVIFLILTIFLGGSGWLSDLQSLDNPAQSFWGRLALVNALLVAFNLIPAFPMDGGRVFRAVLALFMDRVKATQVAARTGQVIAVLFAYWGLTSGNPILVLIAAFIFFAAGAESSDAAMRGLAHRSAARDAVITSFVSLTPDDTLDTAAQAILHSSQSEFPVLTPDGQFVGFVTRESVLARPDPEFRQRPVSEIMFDNVPVVSLKTGMDDVLDAFAKGRIPAVAVIGKTGNFVGFINRENIGEWFILARGS
- a CDS encoding enoyl-CoA hydratase/isomerase family protein, whose product is MSHFSYDTVLSQLGAKGVRTITLNRPERLNAMNRQLVVDVARAFEDANADPATKAIIFTGAGKAFCAGDDRKAHTHPETEEEAREIVHAIQRATHAITLGAKPVVGAINGWAVGGGLEWAINCDFPIWAESAKGFFPEVSLNLFVTGAVTSLLPALVGLNKAREMLIFGDRYSAQEMGEIGLAWKVVDDAALIAVAVQTAERLADLPVLSVRAMKRVLNHAAVPDLHRALQLETDATVAGFLDPETTRRVTEF
- a CDS encoding phenylacetate--CoA ligase family protein — encoded protein: MSTIPGAENLSRAELQPEIERRWQAQRAHVVAHSAFYQRLWQGRRPPEDLRDLPELPLSDKSQLRISQAEHPPFGDYLAATRSTANRLHRTSGTTGQAMNLALSARDALVTQEVGGRCHRSAGLTPEHTVVHCLNYQMWMGGLTDHMTLEATGALVVPFGVGSTELLIQTIREVGITAISCTPSYPSVLERVIAEKHPGLTPRDLGLKLGLFGGEPGLDDPAFRARLRETWGMEPRNANYGVSDVFSNFAAECPHDTKLHFMAADVLHPELIDPDTDAPIPLKAGARGELVLTHLVRDCQPLVRFRTGDIITIGETEPCACGCTGFRFSVVGRSDDMVVVRGLNMFPSMVAAMLNEIPELSGDYRITLDTPPPYDTLPVSAELAEGEHATPDLARKVEQRIKSKLGATASVTLLPAHSFPRTEGKTKRVIRSFQ
- a CDS encoding TetR/AcrR family transcriptional regulator translates to MKPSLAKASQDAAVFSFPEHLATTSAGRPKGERTRAQLQIAACKVLQDGGPQGLTVAEICKAAGVSNGTFYLYFKDRNALLDSLLRGFVAFLQLAMRAASEREGHDAPRAATRAYLRLFEQNSGLMRSLIHPTDGFPEAQAAFQTLNREWIEAVVASVERRQRQEGKTAPPRDELLRRAYALGGMVDQYLSNLLLAKDPAVIEISQDRDAVLETLSLLWDRGMTA
- a CDS encoding MBL fold metallo-hydrolase, whose protein sequence is MARNRYYSGPVTDHFDGERFHPHGQPSTDRSLRDILKWHREGQRARWPKNVPVEPNIPPERSDAARLTMVGHASVLIQVAGLNLLTDPVWSERASPLRFAGPRRVTAPGIAFDNLPPIDAVLISHNHYDHLDTVTLRKLHARHRPKMVMPLGTDATVRKAVRGAQIETGDWHDRIALAPGVTVTLTPANHWSARGLGDRRMALWSGFWIDTPQSRIWFAGDTGYGDGALFRDIRARHGAPDIAVIPIGAYEPRWFMQPQHVAPEEAVRIFTDIGPTQALGCHWGTFQLTDEPREEPPALLGQSLAASGIAAERFLPFAPGEVYLAPSGI
- a CDS encoding histone deacetylase family protein, which produces MSSFVTITHADCLGHDTGPHHRERPWRLETVRGLIDELELPVIEAREASDEDLLLGHDPAYLAALEEVFARQEHADLDSDTHVSPGSRRASRLGAGGALQAVDLVLSGEAKRVFVATRPPGHHATRTRAMGFCIYGNTGLAALHALERHGLSRVAVLDFDVHHGNGTQDILWDEPRSLFISSHQEPKSLWPGTGARSETGAHDNVLNLPLASGSGASEMKVAWEDGLARLEAFKPELIIVSAGFDAHREDDISGLLWTAGDYWWLTNAIRGVARRCCEGRIVSCLEGGYNPTALAEGATAHLEALAR